The Deltaproteobacteria bacterium DNA segment CTTGCATCTGTAAAAAATGTCGGATCAGGCGCAATAGAGGCCATTGTCCGGGAAAGAGAAAAAAATGGTCCATATTCCAGCTTTGAGGATTTCTGTTCCCGGGTTGATCTTAAAAAAGTAAACAAACGGATGCTTGAAGGCCTTATCAAGTGCGGGGCCTTTGATTCCCTGGGCCACAGACGTTCGCAGATGATCGCCGGCCTGGATATGGCCCTGGATTTTGGACACTCCAAAAAACAGGAACGCATTTCGGGACAGATGTCTCTTTTTGATTTCATGGCCCAGGCAACCCCTGAGAAGCCTCCGGAATCCGCACTGATCCTGCCTGATATACCTGAATGGCCTGAAATCGAGCGCCTCGCTAATGAAAAAGATTCACTTGGATTCTACATAAGCGGGCATCCCCTGGACTCATACATGGATGACCTTTCAAGGATGGGCAGCGCCCGCATAGACAATATTCCAGGCATGATGGACGGAAGCCAGATCGGTCTTGCAGGCATAATTCGGACAAAAAAGGAGATCATCACCCGGAAGGGAGACCGAATGGCCTTTCTGACCATTGAAGACATGCATGGTTCTGTTGAAGTGGTCTGTTTTCCGGAAATATACAAAAAAATGAAGGAGTTTATTGAAGATGATTCCCCTGTGTGGGTGGCAGGGACCATCAAAAAAGAAGACGGGAAGAAGTCCGGCAAGATACTTGCGAATTCCATAGAGCCGCTGAATAAGGCCTGCAGACAAAGAGTAAGAGGAATCCTGGTCGAGCTTAAAGGGGATCGGATAGGACCCACGGTACTCAGGCCCTTGCAGGACCTGTTCGGCAAATACCGTGGATCATATCCTGTAAAACTGGCAGTTATTCTCAGGGACAGGGGCCGGATAACCCTGAGCCTCCCTGAGGAATATAATGTGAGCATAAGCCCCGAGCTTACCGGAAGCATGAATGATTTGCTGGGCTATGCCGGGTTAAAGGTAGAATATGAACCAGAGAATAATAATTCGTAAGCGTTCACAGGGGTAAATATTCGGTGAACCCGTTATATCCTGCCTTGGAGCGGTTACCTTTTTCCGGGTCTCAAAGCTCACTCATCGCGGACCGGAGAGGCAGTGCAATCCGGCCCGCTACCCAAAACCCTGCAAAAGGCAAACCGCTCCTGCGGCAGGGCACGGATGGCAACTTCCACAGCGGACCACGGGTTCACCGGATATTTACTCACAGGGCACCGCATTTGCTTTGTTGCCTGCCTGCCGGCAGGCAGGTCGGGCACTTGAAGTACAGGGAGTACGTCTGCATACCCGCCGCCTCGCATCTGCAGCACCCTGTAAACGCTTACAGTTCGGTGAGTTGCCGTAAAACCGGCGTTGTAATCCCGTTAACGGTTACGAGGGATTATAAGGTACTTCAATTTGAAAAAGATAAATAACGAAGGAATAAAGATCGTCTGCCAGAATCGTAAGGCCAGGCACCAGTATCATATAGAAAGTACCGTGGAGGCAGGCCTTGTCCTTCTCGGGCCGGAGGTCAAGTCCCTGAGGGAGGCAAGGGCCAACATTACTGATGGCTATGTGGGCTTCAGGTATGGCGAGGCGTGGCTCTACAATGTACACATATCTCCGTATCCCTATGCGGTCAATGCCGGTAAGCTGGACCCGACAAGGGCCAGGAAGCTCCTTCTTAATCGCAGGGAACTACGCAAGTTGATGGGAAAAATCCAGGAACGCGGATATACTCTGATACCGCTTCGTATTTATTTCAGGAATGGGAAAGCAAAAGTGGAGCTCGCCCTTGCCAAGGGTAAGAAATTATATGACAAGCGTGAGACCATGAGACGCAAAACCCTGGAACGGGAATTCCAGAAGGATTATAAGATACGGTAATAGCGCATCTTTTTTATTTGTATTGACACCCCCTGATGTATTTCTTATAGTTTATAAAAATAGCTCATAGGAAAACAGGTTCAGCAACCATATGGGGGCGAACCGGATTCGACGGGGGTATGGAAGCTTAAGTGGCGTGTCGGGNNNNNNNNNNNNNNNNNNNNNNNNNNNNNNNNNNNNNNNNNNNNNNNNNNNNNNNNNNNNNNNNNNNNNNNNNNNNNNNNNNNNNNNNNNNNNNNNNNNNNNNNNNNNNNNNNNNNNNNNNNNNNNNNNNNNNNNNNNNNNNNNNNNNNNNNNNNNNNNNNNNNNNNNNNNNNNNNNNNNNNNNNNNNNNNNNNNNNNNNTTTATTTTTCCATGCGCCAGGTCTAAAACCTTCGCCTTTCAGGCGAAAGGCTTCAGCAGTTAAGGGATCGTGGTAAACTTGCTCATGGGAGGTTATCGCCATAAGCAAAGAATATCGCAAGGGGCCTCACACGATCTATGATATCCAGTATCATTTCGTATGGGTTACGAAATATCGTTATCATGTTTTGAAAGGAGAAGTGGCTTTTAGAACCAGGGAGATAATCCGTCAGACTTGTGAGGCCCGCAATATTACAATTCTTAATGGTCATGTTAGCAGGGATCATGTTCATCTGCATGTTTCATGTCCTCCAGAACTTGCTCCGAGCAAGATAGTTCAATATGTGAAAGGACGAAGTTCTCGACTGATTCAGCAAGAATTTCCGCATTTGCGTAAGAGATATTGGGGAAGGCATCTTTGGGCTCGCGGCTATTTTTGTGCAACAGTTGGGAATGTTACAGAAAAAATGATAGCCGCTTATATTGCAAGCCAAGAAAAGGCGAGCCCTAAAGAGGCCTTCACTATTGCTAATGACTAAAGATTGAACCATGTTAGACTTTCAGTCGTATAAGAAATCTACCTGCTTTCAGCAGGTAGTGGTTTAATTGTATTGACACCCCCTGATGTATTTCTTATAGTTTATAAAAATAGCTCATAGGAAAACAGGTTCAGCAACCATATGGGGGCGAACCGGATTCGACGGGGGTATGGAAGCTTAAGTGGCGTGTCGGGGTCCTGCAACCTCGCAAAAATGCAGGAAAAACACAAACGCCGACTCTGAATACGAGTACGCACTGGCCGCTTAAACCGGTCACATCTAACCTGATTTGCCTGTGAATCGGGATTAGGTGTAAATTCAGCAGGCTAGCTTCCTCTGGGTGCTTGACCCTTTGGGAGCAAAAATTCTTCAAGCTAGTCTGATTCGACTCTGCCTGGGTGAGGCAGATCAGGCAAAAATAAAAAACCCAGGCTACGCACGTAGATGCTTAAGTGGAATGCTTTCGGACGCGGGTTCGATTCCCGCCGCCTCCACCATTGAAATTTGAACGAACTGGTCCAAATGTTGCGGGCGGCATGTCGGAAGGTTCGTTTTTCTTTTTGTAGCAAGGGGTTACGGCATCCGTAAAGGCCCGTAGCTTCTCAATCCATCACCCAGTTTTAGGAAAATCTCCATAATTTTCCCTCTCTTTGCCACCTTCTTTCTCCGTTTTCTTAAATCCCTTCTCTGTAGCTCGTTCGGTTGTGTAATTCTCTTCAAATCGGGCTATTAGGCAATGCCCATCTTATTAAGCCAGAAAAAACCAACAGGACGCGGTTCGAAAACGCCTGAAGCACTCAAAGTTTCGAACCAAAAGTCGCTCGCAGGAATCGGAAATGGGGCTCATTTCGATTTCTCGAGGTTGGATAACCTGCGCCTGCATTGTCAACTATTATATCGGTAGAGCAATTACTTATTTTTTCTTGACACTAAAAGCGTCGTGATGTATATTATTAAATAAGTATACAAATTACCGACATTAGGAGTGAATGGCGAAAGCTACTTTAAAGGCAGTTGCTGACATCCAGGTGGGATACCAGGCTAAGGCCCGGATTAAAAAGAGGGCGCAAGGCACGCACCGCCTGATCCAAAGCAAG contains these protein-coding regions:
- a CDS encoding SsrA-binding protein, which codes for MNNEGIKIVCQNRKARHQYHIESTVEAGLVLLGPEVKSLREARANITDGYVGFRYGEAWLYNVHISPYPYAVNAGKLDPTRARKLLLNRRELRKLMGKIQERGYTLIPLRIYFRNGKAKVELALAKGKKLYDKRETMRRKTLEREFQKDYKIR
- a CDS encoding IS200/IS605 family transposase, coding for MSKEYRKGPHTIYDIQYHFVWVTKYRYHVLKGEVAFRTREIIRQTCEARNITILNGHVSRDHVHLHVSCPPELAPSKIVQYVKGRSSRLIQQEFPHLRKRYWGRHLWARGYFCATVGNVTEKMIAAYIASQEKASPKEAFTIAND